The following proteins are encoded in a genomic region of Parachlamydiales bacterium:
- a CDS encoding YqgE/AlgH family protein: MKPPVDKNENNQSDLKKQIRQPSKDLTMESMPYAQIQRGTFLIATPDIESGIFFRGVIIICEHNPNGSFGLLLNKSLALELPEEILNVNALNNPHVGIRAGGPVQTNQMMLLHTSDKIPHQTLKICEDVHLGGDLQFLQESISDPAGPRINLCFGYAGWSAGQLEREFLDGHWFLFPATAKHVFYTPADKLWQSLLREMGGKYASISMIPEDLLVN; this comes from the coding sequence ATGAAGCCACCTGTTGATAAGAATGAAAATAATCAATCCGACCTGAAAAAGCAGATACGACAACCTAGTAAGGATTTGACTATGGAGAGTATGCCCTATGCACAGATTCAACGTGGGACGTTCCTAATCGCCACACCCGATATTGAATCCGGGATATTCTTTAGAGGCGTCATCATTATTTGTGAGCACAACCCTAACGGGTCCTTTGGCTTACTATTGAATAAGTCCCTTGCATTAGAGCTGCCTGAAGAAATCTTGAATGTCAACGCCCTCAATAATCCGCATGTGGGAATCAGAGCAGGCGGACCAGTGCAAACAAATCAGATGATGCTGCTCCATACAAGTGATAAAATTCCCCATCAAACACTTAAAATCTGTGAAGATGTTCATCTGGGCGGAGACCTGCAGTTTCTGCAAGAGTCTATTTCAGATCCGGCCGGCCCACGTATCAATCTCTGTTTTGGATATGCAGGTTGGTCTGCGGGGCAGCTAGAAAGAGAGTTCCTCGACGGGCATTGGTTCCTTTTCCCTGCCACAGCCAAGCATGTTTTCTATACACCCGCGGATAAACTATGGCAGTCATTGCTGAGAGAGATGGGCGGTAAATATGCCTCGATCTCCATGATTCCTGAAGACTTATTGGTTAATTGA